A region from the Arthrobacter gengyunqii genome encodes:
- a CDS encoding pyruvate carboxylase, translated as MFSKILVANRGEIAIRAFRAAYELGAKTVAVFPQEDRNSIHRQKADEAYLIGEEGHPVRAYLNVDEIIRVAKESGCDAIYPGYGFLSENPQLARAAKEAGITFVGPDADILELAGHKVHALNAAREAGIPVLRSTQPSSDPEKLLAEAEDIGFPIFVKAVAGGGGRGMRRVDTAKDLPEALSAAMREADTAFGDSTVFLEQAVLRPRHIEVQILADGEGNVIHLFERDCSLQRRHQKVIEIAPAPNLDESIRQALYRDAVKFAKALKYENAGTVEFLVDTVGERAGQHVFIEMNPRIQVEHTVTEEITDVDLVQSQLRIAAGETLEDLGLRQDELRVRGAALQCRITTEDPANGFRPDVGKISGYRSAGGAGVRLDGGTVYAGADISPHFDSMLVKLTCRGRTYPAAVNRARRALAEFRIRGVSSNISFLQAVLDDPDFIAGDVATSFIEERPELLSARGSADRGSRLLNWLADTTVNKPYGELPVHSDPADKLPADLPEVRPGSRQRLEELGPEGFAAELRAQQALAVTDTTFRDAHQSLLATRVRTRDLLLAAPAVSALTPELLSVEAWGGATYDVALRFLGEDPWERLASLRKALPNICIQMLLRGRNTVGYTPYPTEVAEAFVQEAAAAGVDIFRIFDALNDVEQMEPAIRAVRATGTAVAEVALCYTADMLDPNEKLYTLDYYLDLAQKIVDAGAHILAIKDMAGLLRPAAAAKLVAALRERFELPVHLHTHDTAGGQLATLLAAANAGVDAVDVASASLAGTTSQPSASSLVAAMAHTDRDTGLDLDAVSAMEPYWEAVRRVYAPFESGLAGPTGRVYQHEIPGGQLSNLRQQAIALGLGERFEAIEDMYTAANRILGRLVKVTPSSKVVGDLALQLVGSNVSPDDFEENPQNYDIPDSVIGFLSGELGNPPGGWPEPFRTKALQGRTIKVRDAELTEVDLEGLSGDSATRRETLNRLLFPGPAKEFATVRETYGDVSVLDTRDYLYGLQQGVEHVVELEKGVRLIATLEAVSDPDEKGMRSVMTTLNGQMRPVLVRDRSVKSEAKVAEQADSGNPGHVAAPFAGAVTVTVKAGDEVAAGETVATIEAMKMEASITATVAGTVSRLAISAVEQVQGGDLLVVIDPKDG; from the coding sequence ATGTTCTCGAAGATACTGGTAGCCAACCGCGGAGAAATCGCGATCCGAGCCTTCAGGGCGGCTTACGAGCTGGGCGCAAAGACCGTAGCAGTGTTCCCGCAGGAAGACCGCAACTCGATCCACCGCCAGAAGGCAGACGAGGCCTACCTCATTGGTGAGGAAGGGCACCCTGTCCGGGCTTACCTCAACGTGGACGAGATCATCCGCGTGGCCAAGGAGTCCGGCTGTGACGCGATCTACCCGGGTTACGGGTTCCTTTCAGAGAACCCCCAGCTGGCACGCGCCGCCAAGGAAGCGGGCATCACCTTTGTGGGGCCCGATGCTGACATCCTCGAGCTGGCCGGCCACAAGGTTCATGCCCTGAATGCCGCGCGGGAAGCAGGCATTCCGGTGCTGCGCTCCACTCAGCCCAGCTCGGACCCCGAGAAGCTGCTTGCAGAAGCCGAGGACATCGGCTTCCCCATTTTCGTCAAAGCAGTGGCAGGCGGCGGCGGCCGCGGCATGCGCCGCGTGGACACCGCCAAGGACCTGCCCGAGGCCCTGAGCGCCGCCATGCGCGAAGCCGACACCGCCTTCGGGGATTCCACCGTGTTCCTGGAACAGGCTGTCCTGCGCCCCCGGCACATTGAAGTCCAGATCCTCGCCGACGGCGAAGGCAACGTGATCCATCTCTTTGAGCGGGACTGCTCCCTGCAGCGCCGCCACCAGAAGGTCATTGAAATTGCACCGGCGCCCAACCTGGACGAGAGCATCCGGCAGGCCCTGTACCGGGATGCAGTGAAGTTCGCCAAGGCACTGAAATATGAAAACGCCGGCACGGTCGAGTTCCTCGTGGACACCGTTGGCGAACGCGCCGGGCAGCACGTCTTCATTGAAATGAATCCCCGCATCCAGGTGGAGCACACAGTCACCGAGGAGATCACCGACGTCGACCTGGTGCAGTCTCAGCTGCGGATCGCGGCCGGCGAGACCCTGGAAGACCTGGGTCTGCGCCAGGATGAACTGCGGGTGCGCGGCGCTGCGCTGCAGTGCCGCATCACCACGGAGGATCCGGCGAACGGTTTCCGCCCCGACGTCGGCAAGATCAGCGGTTACCGGTCCGCCGGCGGCGCAGGCGTCCGGCTGGACGGCGGCACGGTTTACGCCGGTGCCGACATCAGTCCGCACTTTGATTCCATGCTGGTGAAGCTGACCTGCCGCGGCCGCACCTACCCGGCCGCTGTCAACCGCGCCCGGCGTGCCCTGGCCGAGTTCCGAATCCGCGGCGTCTCATCCAACATTTCCTTCCTGCAGGCTGTCCTGGATGACCCCGACTTCATTGCCGGAGACGTGGCCACGTCCTTCATCGAGGAACGCCCCGAACTGCTCAGTGCCCGCGGCTCCGCCGACCGCGGCTCACGGCTGCTCAACTGGCTGGCGGACACCACGGTGAACAAGCCGTACGGGGAGCTTCCCGTGCACAGCGACCCGGCGGACAAGCTGCCGGCCGACCTGCCGGAGGTCCGGCCGGGTTCGCGCCAACGGCTTGAGGAGCTTGGTCCGGAGGGTTTTGCGGCAGAGCTGCGTGCCCAGCAGGCCCTGGCGGTCACCGACACCACCTTCCGGGATGCGCACCAGTCGCTGCTCGCGACCCGGGTCCGCACGCGTGACCTGCTGTTGGCCGCGCCCGCAGTGTCCGCGCTGACACCCGAACTGCTCTCGGTGGAGGCCTGGGGCGGTGCGACCTACGACGTCGCCCTCCGCTTCCTGGGCGAAGATCCCTGGGAACGGCTCGCATCCCTGCGCAAGGCCCTCCCGAACATCTGCATCCAGATGCTCCTGCGCGGCCGCAACACCGTGGGCTACACCCCGTACCCCACCGAGGTGGCAGAAGCGTTCGTTCAGGAAGCTGCCGCAGCCGGCGTGGACATCTTCCGCATCTTCGACGCCTTGAACGACGTCGAACAAATGGAACCCGCCATCCGTGCCGTGCGCGCCACCGGCACGGCAGTCGCTGAAGTGGCCCTGTGCTACACCGCTGACATGCTGGACCCCAACGAGAAGCTGTACACGCTGGACTACTATCTGGACCTGGCCCAGAAGATCGTCGATGCCGGAGCCCACATTCTGGCCATCAAGGACATGGCCGGACTCCTGCGGCCCGCCGCGGCTGCCAAGCTGGTGGCTGCGCTGCGTGAACGCTTCGAGCTGCCCGTGCACCTGCACACCCACGACACCGCAGGCGGTCAGCTCGCCACCCTGCTTGCTGCGGCAAACGCGGGAGTGGACGCGGTTGACGTCGCCTCTGCATCCCTGGCCGGCACCACCAGCCAGCCCTCGGCCTCCTCCCTCGTGGCAGCCATGGCCCACACCGACCGTGACACCGGCCTCGATCTGGACGCCGTCAGCGCCATGGAGCCGTACTGGGAAGCGGTGCGCCGGGTTTATGCTCCGTTTGAATCAGGGCTGGCCGGACCCACCGGCCGGGTCTACCAGCACGAGATTCCCGGCGGACAGCTTTCCAACCTGCGTCAGCAGGCCATCGCCCTTGGGCTGGGGGAGCGGTTCGAGGCCATCGAAGACATGTACACCGCGGCGAACCGCATCCTGGGCCGGCTGGTCAAGGTCACTCCGTCGTCCAAGGTGGTCGGTGACCTGGCGCTCCAGCTGGTCGGCAGCAACGTGTCGCCCGATGACTTCGAAGAGAACCCGCAGAACTATGACATCCCGGACTCGGTGATCGGCTTCCTCAGCGGCGAGCTGGGCAACCCGCCGGGGGGATGGCCGGAACCCTTCCGCACCAAGGCTCTCCAGGGGCGCACCATCAAGGTGCGCGACGCCGAACTGACCGAGGTGGACCTCGAGGGCTTGTCCGGTGACTCGGCCACCCGGCGCGAAACGCTGAACCGGCTGCTCTTCCCCGGCCCGGCCAAGGAATTCGCCACCGTCCGCGAAACCTACGGTGATGTCTCGGTGCTGGACACCCGCGATTACCTGTACGGACTGCAGCAGGGCGTTGAGCACGTAGTTGAGCTCGAAAAGGGCGTGCGCTTGATTGCCACCCTGGAAGCCGTGTCCGACCCGGATGAAAAGGGCATGCGGTCCGTCATGACCACGCTCAACGGGCAGATGCGCCCCGTGCTGGTCCGTGACCGCAGCGTGAAGTCCGAAGCCAAGGTTGCCGAGCAGGCCGACTCCGGTAATCCCGGACACGTGGCAGCTCCGTTTGCCGGTGCCGTCACCGTCACGGTAAAGGCAGGCGACGAAGTGGCGGCCGGAGAAACCGTGGCGACCATCGAAGCCATGAAGATGGAGGCTTCCATCACCGCCACCGTGGCGGGTACCGTTTCCCGGCTGGCGATCTCCGCCGTCGAGCAGGTGCAGGGCGGAGACCTGCTTGTGGTGATTGATCCGAAGGACGGCTAA
- a CDS encoding ParA family protein — translation MQVVSISSLKGGVGKTSVTLGLASAALAAGIPTLVVDLDPHADATTGLGVTAGDKPGIGEMLKNSRRAQLGDNVVPSGWVANDRRAKNQDPKHQPVLDVAMGSAFSGIYDRPDLGRRDLKRLSTLLSRVSGYGLVLIDCPPSLNGLTRMAWTASNRVLLVAEPGLFSVAGTERTMRALELFRTEFAPNLAPASIIANRVRSGSNEHTFRLAEMKQMFGDLLLSPTIAEQANWQQIQGAAHSVHHWPGESAKQAAGTFDALLKNLMETGSVRNRVIRRAS, via the coding sequence GTGCAAGTAGTGAGCATCAGCAGTCTGAAGGGCGGCGTGGGCAAGACTTCCGTGACGCTCGGACTGGCGTCGGCTGCACTGGCAGCAGGAATTCCCACCCTCGTCGTGGACCTTGATCCGCACGCGGACGCTACCACCGGCTTGGGTGTCACCGCAGGTGACAAACCCGGCATCGGCGAAATGCTCAAGAATTCACGGCGTGCACAGCTGGGCGACAATGTTGTTCCCAGCGGCTGGGTTGCCAATGACCGTCGGGCCAAAAACCAGGATCCCAAACACCAGCCCGTTCTTGATGTCGCCATGGGCTCTGCATTTTCAGGCATCTACGACCGTCCGGACCTGGGCCGGAGGGACCTCAAGCGCCTCTCCACCCTTCTTTCCCGCGTCAGCGGCTACGGGCTGGTCCTCATCGACTGCCCGCCGTCATTGAACGGCCTCACGCGCATGGCATGGACGGCCAGCAACCGTGTCCTGCTGGTGGCGGAACCCGGACTCTTCTCCGTGGCAGGCACCGAGCGGACAATGCGTGCCCTCGAACTGTTCCGCACGGAGTTCGCTCCCAACCTCGCCCCGGCCTCGATCATCGCGAACCGCGTGCGCTCTGGCTCCAATGAGCACACCTTCCGGCTGGCCGAGATGAAGCAGATGTTTGGCGACCTGTTGCTGAGCCCCACCATTGCCGAACAGGCCAACTGGCAGCAGATCCAGGGAGCCGCGCACTCTGTGCACCACTGGCCCGGGGAGTCGGCCAAGCAGGCCGCAGGCACGTTCGATGCCCTGCTGAAAAACCTCATGGAAACCGGCAGCGTCCGCAACCGCGTCATTCGCCGAGCGAGCTAA